In the genome of Halanaerobiales bacterium, one region contains:
- a CDS encoding metalloregulator ArsR/SmtB family transcription factor translates to MENIMKDMPQIEEKAKILKVLSHPIRLCIVKGLMEKEGYNVTEMQSCLNIPQSTLSQHLSKLKDLDILGVEKNGLERNYYVVDEDARSIVKTLFPEL, encoded by the coding sequence ATGGAAAATATTATGAAAGATATGCCCCAAATAGAGGAAAAGGCAAAAATTTTAAAAGTTTTGTCTCATCCGATTAGATTATGTATTGTTAAAGGCCTTATGGAAAAAGAGGGATATAATGTAACTGAGATGCAGAGTTGTCTCAATATTCCACAGTCAACCCTTTCTCAACATCTGTCCAAGCTAAAAGATTTAGATATTTTGGGAGTAGAAAAAAATGGTCTGGAAAGGAATTATTATGTTGTGGATGAAGATGCAAGAAGTATAGTAAAAACTTTATTTCCTGAACTTTAA